One window from the genome of [Mycobacterium] stephanolepidis encodes:
- a CDS encoding DUF3090 domain-containing protein: MPRSIHVFRSPDRFVAGTVGEPGNRTFYLQAVHESRIVSVMLEKQQVSVLAERIGTLLSEVHRRFGTEIPPEPDVVEDLNPLVMPVDAEFRVGTMGLGWDAEANSVVVELLAVSEQEFDASVVLDDSEDGPDAVRVFLSLEAARQFATRSTRVVSAGRPPCPLCEEPLDPAGHICVRTNGYRRGTVPGAADDTES, translated from the coding sequence ATGCCCCGATCGATTCATGTATTCCGCAGCCCGGACCGTTTCGTTGCCGGAACGGTCGGGGAACCGGGGAATCGCACGTTCTACCTACAAGCCGTCCACGAGAGCCGGATCGTCAGCGTGATGCTGGAGAAGCAGCAGGTGTCGGTGCTGGCCGAGCGCATCGGAACGCTGCTGTCGGAGGTTCATCGACGGTTCGGGACGGAGATCCCGCCCGAGCCCGATGTGGTCGAGGATCTCAACCCGTTGGTGATGCCCGTGGACGCCGAGTTCCGGGTCGGCACCATGGGGTTGGGCTGGGATGCCGAGGCCAACTCCGTGGTTGTCGAACTGCTGGCGGTGAGTGAGCAGGAATTCGACGCCTCCGTGGTACTCGATGACTCCGAGGACGGCCCGGATGCCGTTCGGGTGTTCCTCTCGCTGGAAGCGGCGCGCCAATTCGCGACACGCTCCACCAGAGTCGTTTCCGCAGGCCGGCCACCGTGTCCGTTGTGTGAGGAACCGCTCGACCCGGCCGGGCATATCTGTGTCCGCACCAACGGCTATCGCCGGGGGACGGTGCCCGGGGCGGCAGATGACACCGAGTCCTGA